A stretch of DNA from Diospyros lotus cultivar Yz01 chromosome 14, ASM1463336v1, whole genome shotgun sequence:
atggaattcgaattccatggaattgaaaagctgtttgatagaatttattagaatttagatggaaaatgaatttcatccTCATTTTCCACCCCTATCAAACGCATCCTAAGGTCAGTGGAAATGATCAGTGAGGCTATTCGTCTTATGTTTCAACTTCATCAATTTGTGATCTTCATTTGGTGTTATAAAAGCTTTTGCTATTCGATCTATAAGCTGTGTACTCTGTAGCGCATGCTTATATAATTCCTTACTAAGCTTCATCCATCTACTTTTCCTTCCACTTCCTTTTCCATGTCTCATTTTGCGCCCACCAGAAATAAGGCTAGTTCAGAGGATAATTATCCTTGCTTCAATTCTTTAGGATTTTCTCTGATTTCCAGATTGTAGTAAGGATAAACATTACATGAGTGGTATAAATGGATAACCAACTGTTTTTTTTAAGTAAAGCATTTTATCTGGATCTTGTGAAGTCTCTAAACTTCAGTACGCAATCTGCGGTCATTGCTTTTATATATGCCTGCAATGAATTATAGGGGAGATGTTGTATGGTCTTACTGGGTATTAATTTCAGGCCTTCGCATTGATAGGGAAGCAAGAGGGGATCAAAGGTTACTGGAAAGGCAACCTTCCTCAGGTCCTTCATTCAAGCATTCCTTCTAACAGTAGAATGTACTTCAGCTGGGTTTTGGACAAGTTCTTTCTCGAGTCTTCATTTAACGTTTCCTTTTCGATTCTAGGTGATACGCATCATACCTTACAGTGCAGTTCAGCTGTTTTCTTATGAAGCCTACAAGGTAAGAGAAAAAAACTATTTCAAACAAATCTTAGTGCACCATTCATccaaatagaaaacaaaaatcttaACATTGTCTTATATGCTTTACCTTTAAATTTCTAGAAACTTTTTAGGGGGAAGGATGGGGAGCTCTCTGTTATTGGAAGACTCTTTGCTGGTGCTTGTGCTGGGATGACTTCGACTTTTGTGAGTGATATAGCAAATAAAATCACCTATGAACTCAAATTTATGGGTGATTATCTGTGTTTAGATCTTGTATTCACtttatttttactctatttttatgtatattagTGAATACAAGTCATAATCATTGAAGCTTTTTCTCTTTATAGGTAACTTACCCTCTAGATGTCCTAAGGTTAAGATTAGCTGTTGAGCCCGGGTATAAGACAATGTCAGAGGTAAGAGTAATCATCTTGAATTGAAcatttcgaaaaaaaaaaagtaaaaaattgtgTTTCAGATAAGAGGATCTCTACGTATAATGGCGTTTATTGGATTGTTTTCAGGTTGCCTTCAACATGCTAAGAGAGGAAGGAGTTGCTTCCTTTTATAATGGTCTTGGACCTTCTCTTATTGGCATAGCACCTTATATTGCTATGAACTTTTGCATTTTTGACTTGTGAGCTTACTCTTACAGCATTGCCTTCCCTATCACCAATTAAGCGCTATACAAAAGTATAATGTTTTTATCACGAATTTCATCTGTCAGGATGAAGAAGTCTTTGCCAGAGAAGTATCAAAAGAGAACTGAAACATCTCTAGTAACAGCTCTGTTGTCGGCTACTCTTTCAACGCTTATGTGCTATCCTTTGGATACAGTAAGAAGGCAAATGCAAATGAAAGGTACACCTTACGAGACAGTTTTGGATGCTTTCCCAGGTAACTGAAATCTTTGATATGCCAAGTGTTGAAACTAacagaaatttctaaaaattagatCATAACACAGCTTGATTCATTTCATGTACATGATATCCAAAATAGTTTTCAGCATTTCACCTAGGCATCTATGTGTCCTTCCTAAAACAGAAGAATCCTAATTTTCCAATCATCAAgtcattttccttttcccttttttggATATAGAAAGTATACCTGTGCTCACAGAGTTTTTCAAATTGAATGGCTACTTGTTTTGTGCCCCTATGTTTTTATCATGCATCTGCCAGAGCATACATATTGTAGAGAATTAAGAGAGTTACAGTACTCACTCGAGTGTATTCCAGAGTATCACTCAATTACTCCCCTGCTGCCTCCCGTGAAGTCACTCAACTACTGCTCGAAGATAGCTAAAGCTACAGCTTCCATttatgctttcttttctttcttccctcaCAGTCAGATAGATAGTATTTCTTCCACttgtttgttatgttttgtTGTTGCCAACATAGTCAGTGACAGATATTTAAACTCTTGTATCAACTCCTCAATATACATGAGAGAATCATTTTCCGTTtatccttctctctcttcttgcaaaTTACTCGACCTCTGAGGGAGATTTCTAGGTTTTGACACATATGCCTACCAGATAAAACAAAACGTACCCTTTACAAGTCAAGACTGTTTTTTGGTTGAGTTAATAGTTGCAATGATCTCTCAATTAGCTAAGTTCTGTTACCAAGTGTAAGCATGAAACCCATTAATCAAAATTGATAGGAATGCTCGGTTTCTGAACTTCTAGCTAAGCTTAGCTAATTGCTAATTCTCTGCTTCAATCTTGCTGGCGCAGGTATAGTGTCGCGTGATGGTTTAATTGGATTATACAGGGGTTTTCTTCCCAATGCACTGAAAAATCTACCAAATAGCAGGTTTCTGTTGCATCTGCTCATCAAATACTTTCTTGTAACCAATTGTTTTGAGGTTTCACTTTCAGATTCAATCAGTTTATTGCTTGTTCTGTTTTAGTGCTGCTAGATTGTATTGATTGCGATCAAAGAGGGCAATCGGGAAAAGGATACAATGGCCCTATATGAAGGAATAAGGATTAAGGATCACTCTCATGATTGAGAAATCCTGGTGGTTTTGGTCCCCAAGGATCGTTTCTGCCTCTTTATTATAGGACCAAGAGGGGATAATATGTTTCCCCCTCTCACGACATGTTTAGATTAATCGATAGATAGTTAGATACTGAGTTGATTTGCACCATAAAACAGGGTTGGCTGCTAATACTTTCCACTTTCATACCATCATCAGTCGCATTATTCTCAATATAGCACCTATCCATCTTCTCTGATCTTCGcgttcttcttattttctttccatttgcaGCATTCGACTTACCACCTTCGACACTGTGAAACACCTAATAGCAGCCAGTGAGAAGGAGTACCAAAGAGTTTTGGAGGAAAGTGACAAGAAAGCAAAGCAATGCACCACTGATTCTACAGAAGATTGTTGCTGATTTTCCCCTTCATTTTTGCCTACCTTCTTATGCAGAGCACtctctttcattcttcttccttcattttcATTCATCAACCTGTCGTTTGAAATAGCTTAGAATTTCATGAGAGCGATTTACATGGATCAGTTTTTATCTGTAATAGAATCCCTCGAGAGCCATTAACTAATTACCATAGATGCTTTCTCTAGTATTTCATGTAATGCAGCCAACACCAATCATTTATACTTGGAAACAAtgtaaaaaatgtaatttaaaagaaaaatattcaatgtccTTGACATGTTTAACATTAGTGTGATAATTGTGActcgaaattcaaatttgattgagGTTGGAACACATTTACAATTGAGGATTTATTTTTTTCGTTACTCATTTTTTTatcagaatatatatttatataatttttttttgtatacatctaaAGATGAGTGgtagatctataaatagatacccaataatttagaattattgTAGTAATATcattattgtaatattttattctttattttcataGTTTTTCCCAATTTGggtttttcttataaaatatttgtgtttgattatGTGCTTGATGTTTTGTTTTCAATATTAAATTCTTACAATTAGTTTTAACACAAATAACTAATCATGCTAACAAAAGGAGGACAATATCTTTACTACACTTTCAATTTTTTGCTTAATAATtattggtcccttagggtatggccatttaaaagggggtgaattgagtgattaaattttttctcaattttaataaatattattgattaaatattttattgaaaaatatatttgataagtataataaattatgtttaagattaataataaatgtaaaccacaagatataagaaaaataaatataatgaggtacaagacaatttatagtagttcagtGTCTTTACATACACCTAGTCTACtatcccaaggtctaaccaccattggggttccactaaatcaaaatcatcaaggttttcacactagctcatcttggaaactagatacaagCATAGATTATAATGGGTTCTGGGCAACCACTATACCAAGGTTTTCTCTCTGgattaccttggaaactagattcacctatattttaacggatctaggaaacctatacaatactcaataataattaaataatttgtccacacttgtacacaaataaacaactaagaataaattatacaaggtaataatatttaaataaataaatttgtaacctcaaatggaaaagtttggatttgtcgtagaagacttgaagaactttccTCCTCTTACCTTGTTActcttcggtggatgaacaATAAATCTTTGAGAGTTTTGGAATGCttggaaattagcttgagagttTTTAGGAGTTTTGGATGtacaatatgtgcaatggataatcaaaaaatgagtttgaggggtatttataagcattttagtcactaaagaaatgattaatatgaaatttgaaattcaaaaaatgtttagactttatcaaacaataaaaaagcatgtctcacctttaattcaaaataaatttacttttttgcataagaaattaagatttgaaaatttaaatataagcttttgagatataaatgattaaaacaagaaaatatgtctaaaaataatatcttttaattcaaaataaatttacttttttgtatgagtaagagaaacatgtctaaaaccaattctctttaattaaaaaaaaaattactttttgtataagaaagagaaaacatgtctaaaagtaattcttctttaattcaaaataaatatactttttgcataagtaataaaaatatttataaataaataaaaattcaaatataaacttttgagatataaatgatcaaaagtagaaaatatgtttaaagacaatccacctttaattcaaaataaatgtacTCTTTATACCTAcgtttaattcaaaataaatttattttttatatgagaaagaaatacatttatatcataaaaatatttttgttaatcatcaaaacttaattaatatcagcaagttggctcaacaataaTGATTTTAAGTGATTGGGTAACGAATATTGTCATATATGTTTGGTAtcgatttaagaaaaatgttattgacACAGAtataatttaagtttaaataattagtaCACAAGTAAAATAACAAAGCAtctcaatattttaaaagttgGTTTGGCTAGATTTTTTCTAAcaaattttttaacttatatttaGCATTAAAACCTCCCATTTTaactatatgtatatttatctttttgttgGTCTAACTTTAGTTTTTATATGTAGCTTTAAGctttaaacaataaaaagttgggCTAAATATCATAAATAGTCACTATACTTTACActaaactataaaaaaattacaaaacttcAATTTGTAGTTAAAATATCACTCAACttctatttaatatataatttataattacagtCAATTGTCGTTAAAAGAAGCTTAAGAATGTTGGCATGATTAACAATGTGGACGGCTTAACATGATCAATAGTCATTGAactttgtataaaaatataaaaaatattattaaactttgtattaaattacaaaaatatcagcatttcatttgttttttttaaaaagtaattgaCGATATTTATGAAATTGTATACTAAATTGAAGTCAATAATTTTTTCGctacaaattaaatttcattgACCTTTTTATTCTTTAGTGCAAAGTTCACTGactatttatgttatttaaccTAAAAAATTCACCTCTTTCATCTTTCTAAAAATACTGTTATAAACGTTTCTACAGTTTAAGTTTAAtagttcataattttttttgaaaatgctgaTAATTAGCTTTAAAATTAGTATTAACCTACACTTTTGTAAGTACATGAATTACATaagatttttaagaaaaattctttcaaatgtcTGTGCTAACTTAAATTATAAACTTTAAATTCTATATCCTAAATTcgaaataataattaaatatcaaaataaattttaaattaaattaatattaaaagggaaaaaaaaggcaaaaaagcAACTTAGAGAGACACACAGATTTTGTTTCTGCCCAAGTGAATGTGAGCCACAACACAAGCAGCCCAGCAAACCAGTAGAAATCAGGCAGATTCCACAAGCAGATAAGGAAAAGATAAGGCCGAGGCTCTCTCCACCGTCAGATGGATACGCTCTTCAATCCGACGGCTGGAAACCCACTCCTCAGATAATCTGATAGGCCCACCAAAAATCTACAACCCCCATCACCAACTATAACCCGAAGCTCCCAAACCCAAGCGCAGAATCAATCCATTAATCCAATCCCCCATATCCTCGCACCCCCGGCGCACGTTTGTGCACAGACATGGCCTCCACCACCGCCGCCGCCACGTCGTCTTTCCTCGGCACGCGACTCCCCGACGTCCACTCCAGCTCGGGTCGGGTGCAGGCGCGGTTCGGATTCGGAACCAGGAAGGCAAAGCCGAAGAAGTCGATTTCGAGGCCGAGCGTGGACCGCCCGCTCTGGTACCCGGGAGCCAAAGCCCCAGAATGGCTCGACGGCAGCTTGGTCGGAGACTACGGGTTCGACCCGTTCGGTCTGGGAAAGCCGGCGGAGTACTTGCAGTACGACTTCGACTCGTTGGACCAGAACTTGGCTAAGAACCAGGCGGGCGACATCATCGGGACCCGGTTCGAGACCTCCGACGTGAAGTCGACGCCGTTTCAGCCGTACACGGAGGTCTTCGGGCTGCAGAGGTTCCGGGAGTGCGAGCTCATCCATGGGCGGTGGGCCATGTTGGCCACCCTCGGCGCTCTCACCGTCGAGTGGCTCACCGGCGTCACCTGGCAAGATGCCGGCAAGGttcgtgcatatatatatatatacgtatattaATGTAATTGGTGCGGTTAATCTATAATTGAACTATATTAATACATGTATGGATTGATCAGGTGGAGTTGATAGAAGGATCATCGTACCTCGGACAGCCTCTTCCATTCTCGATGACCACTCTGATCTGGATCGAGGTTCTCGTCATCGGCTACATCGAGTTCCAGAGGAACGGCGAGCTCGACCCGGAGAAGAGGCTGTACCCCGGCGGCAAATTCTTCGACCCACTGGGATTGGCCTCCGATCCGGAGAAGAAGGCGACGCTTCAGCTGGCGGAGATCAAGCACGCCCGCCTCGCCATGGTGGCCTTCCTGGGCTTTGCCATCCAGGCGGCCGCCACCGGCAAAGGGCCGCTCAACAACTGGGCGACCCACTTGAGTGATCCGCTCCACACAACCATTTTTGACACCTTGGGACTCTTCTCTTAGATCTTCAACTTTCAGTGGCTTGTGCCGGCCATCCATCTCTTACTTGTATCAGCCATGGATTGATTACTACTCTGTATCTTTGTTCCCATCTCTGTAAATGTTGCAACGTTTCACACTCCTAAGCATATTATGCTCTGTTGCCTCTTATCTTAGTCTCAAACACTccaattatattaaaatattttaggatatggtatatttattattaattaataaagatatttaatattataaataaattattcacagtaaaattaagaaaataaaattaattttagacaaaattaccccaaatcaatatttaaaattattacccttcagatatataaaataaaaaataaagaattaaaaagaaaattgactTGAGATAAAATctgataatttttgaaaaaaaaaattggatagattaaattgatttgaaaatataatgtaaaagaataattaaaataatataaaatttaaattattataaaaaaaatcaaaacacataagataaattggttttgaaaatataagtctaagatcgaaataataaaaaaattaaataataataaaaaaacataaaaatataaaagtaaaaacatGTGTTTGGCATGATATTAAATTCTATTGGCAGCCCGACAAATTACTTTTCACAGCCTATTTCATGtaaaattatgcattaattttcaaattctcatTTTAACCCCAACTCATTACCTCCTCTGACCACCCCAACTACCGCTTtgcctctctctttttctcccgcaccatatacacatatatacacacaaacacatgtactgtatatacacactcacacacacatatatatatacatacacacacgaTGTCATGGCtgtggccatggccgacccacacacacacatttatatatacacacacacactcacacatttatatatacacacacactcacacagtcacacacatatatacacacacacatggtCGCGGTCATGGCAGCCGCGACCATGGAACCTCTACACCGCAAGGTGCGGGGGATTCTACAACCTCTGCATCTCGCGGTGCGGAGGTtccatggccgcagccatgcgtgtgtgtgactgtgtgtgtatatatatatgtgtgtgtgtgtgtgcgtatgtcctatttctctctctctgcgaGGTGGGTCAGTTTCCATGGCCACGACCATgaaattgtgtgtgtgtatatatatatgtgtgtgagtgtatatatatatatatatggtgtatgagtttgtgtgtgtatatgtgtatatggtgcgagagaaaaagaaagagctGAGGCGATGGTCAGGGTGGTCAGAGGAGGTAATGGGTTGggattaaaataagaatttaaaaattaatacataattttacataaagtgAACTCTGAAGAGTAATTTATCGGGCTGTCGATATAATCTTACTTGGTTAATGCTTAAGTGTGGAAGGGTGTGGAATATTGGCAAATCTAGGGACTAAAAGTGCAAAGACCTCAAACTACctgaaaaaaaaagttgaaaatcaatttcgaGTATTTAATTCTGGATTTCTtgtcaatctctctctctctcagactATAAATAGGGGGGAGAGGACGGTACGGATCCAATTTGTACATGGCGATTGCCTGATTCGTATACGTGCTTTGTATTAGTTGCTGGTAAACCCTAGAATCCTTCCTCGTTCATTCTTGATTTCCTTTCTTATATTCtgtaggtttttcttttccctgTATTCCCTTCAATCTATCGGTGTAATCTGAAGCTCTCTCTTCTGGCTTTCTTGGATTTACCGGTTTCTGATAGGGAGATTGATTCCTTCGTTCTGTAGATAGAGACATGGGTAGGGTTTTCTTGATCACTCTTGAAGGGAACGTCTATAGCTGCAAACACTGCCAAACCCATTTGGCTGTAGCCGAAGATATCATGTCAAAGGTTCCTATCTGTCTCTTTCCTGTTTCTGAGTTTTCAAGGATGATTACTTTGGCCCTCTGGTTGTGGCATTATTCGAATCTTcactttgaaaatttgttgAAAGCAAATGAAAATATCCTGATGAGCGATTTGGGCTTCTGGTTGCGGCATTTTAATCTTTACTGGCAAAACTTG
This window harbors:
- the LOC127789684 gene encoding probable envelope ADP,ATP carrier protein, chloroplastic isoform X2, producing the protein MELPLVRTRPGNQGSSGAILVFRNIPGVEPSSLGISTFETTKDQKWSDGGFACISLAEKRAERREFAATTSQLFKHPLAMLALVPREATLFAAGAVAGAAAKTVTAPLDRIKLLMQTHGLRAGQEVAKKGIGFIEAFALIGKQEGIKGYWKGNLPQVIRIIPYSAVQLFSYEAYKKLFRGKDGELSVIGRLFAGACAGMTSTFVTYPLDVLRLRLAVEPGYKTMSEVAFNMLREEGVASFYNGLGPSLIGIAPYIAMNFCIFDLMKKSLPEKYQKRTETSLVTALLSATLSTLMCYPLDTVRRQMQMKGIVSRDGLIGLYRGFLPNALKNLPNSSIRLTTFDTVKHLIAASEKEYQRVLEESDKKAKQCTTDSTEDCC
- the LOC127789684 gene encoding probable envelope ADP,ATP carrier protein, chloroplastic isoform X1, giving the protein MELPLVRTRPGNQGSSGAILVFRNIPGVEPSSLGISTFETTKDQKWSDGGFACISLAEKRAERREFAATTSQLFKHPLAMLALVPREATLFAAGAVAGAAAKTVTAPLDRIKLLMQTHGLRAGQEVAKKGIGFIEAFALIGKQEGIKGYWKGNLPQVIRIIPYSAVQLFSYEAYKKLFRGKDGELSVIGRLFAGACAGMTSTFVTYPLDVLRLRLAVEPGYKTMSEVAFNMLREEGVASFYNGLGPSLIGIAPYIAMNFCIFDLMKKSLPEKYQKRTETSLVTALLSATLSTLMCYPLDTVRRQMQMKGTPYETVLDAFPGIVSRDGLIGLYRGFLPNALKNLPNSSIRLTTFDTVKHLIAASEKEYQRVLEESDKKAKQCTTDSTEDCC
- the LOC127791089 gene encoding chlorophyll a-b binding protein CP29.2, chloroplastic-like, which codes for MASTTAAATSSFLGTRLPDVHSSSGRVQARFGFGTRKAKPKKSISRPSVDRPLWYPGAKAPEWLDGSLVGDYGFDPFGLGKPAEYLQYDFDSLDQNLAKNQAGDIIGTRFETSDVKSTPFQPYTEVFGLQRFRECELIHGRWAMLATLGALTVEWLTGVTWQDAGKVELIEGSSYLGQPLPFSMTTLIWIEVLVIGYIEFQRNGELDPEKRLYPGGKFFDPLGLASDPEKKATLQLAEIKHARLAMVAFLGFAIQAAATGKGPLNNWATHLSDPLHTTIFDTLGLFS